In Leifsonia sp. PS1209, the genomic stretch GCCTTGCCGTCCAGCCAGAGCGTGTCGGACTCGTCCCGGTGGGCGGTGTCCACCCCGACGAACTTCGCGTCGATCTTCGGACCCTTGGTGATGACGTGCACCAGCGCCATCCCGTGCCCGCGACCCAGGTCGAAGTCGGTCTTCAGCCACTCCAGGATCGGTCCGGCCTTGGTGTCCTCGCCGAAGCCGTGCTCGTGCGCCAGAGCGATGAACTCGCGCGGCGTCTTGCCGGTCTTGTCCTCGATGTTGTCGAGATATGCCTGGAACGACATGCGTCAGCTCTCTCTCGCGTGGGCGTTCAGATGGGCGGCGGCCTGCTCCTCCGGCATGATGACCATGCCGCCGGTGCGCTGGCTCGACTGCAGCAGCGCTTCCATCCACTGTTCGTTCAATGTGGGCGGCCTGCTGCCGGCGAAGACGAACGCCATCGGGATCTCGCGGCTGATCCAGAGGCTGATCCTGCCGCCGCCCTGCTCCGGCGGGATCTCCCAGTTGAGCAGGAAGCTCTCGTGCCTGCGCAGCTTGGTGACGAGCGCGATCTTCACGTGCGAGAGCACGCGGTCGTCGAACTCGAACTCCTGGCCGTGGCCGTAGATCAGCGTGCCCATCCGGTCACTCCGATCGTTTCGAACGCGCCGCCCGGTATGTGCCCTCCGGCACCTCCTGACGGATCTCGGCCCGCAGCTCGTCTTCGAGCAGGAGACCGGAGTTGCTGTTCGCGCGCTCCGTGAGAATGGTCAGCCACTCACGGTTCAGCTCGGGCAGCTGCGTGTGCGTGAACGCGAACTGGATGCTGATCGACGGGTCGAGCCAGATGGATCGCAGGCTGCCGTCGACCCCTGACCGGTCCACCCACAGCAGAAGGAACCCTTCGCGGCGGCGCAGTTTGGTCGCTATCACTGCCTGCAGGTGTGCGAGCACGCGATCGTCGAACGTAAAGCTGTCTGTCCCGTCGTAGATCAGTGTTCCCAATTAAGTTCCTCTCCGGGGTCCACTTTCGCCTCCGGGAGGCACCTCGTCAAGTCGGATCGCTGTTTCACTTCCGTGCGCGTTTCTCCGCGTGTCGGCGCCCGGGCGGACGTATGCTCCGCGACATGGACGCTCTCACGCGAACCATCAAAGCGGCCCTCCTCTACGAGGACGGGGCGACCCTCGACAGTGTCGTCGTCGTCCCGCTGATCGGAGGCTGCCCTCCCGGGGAGATCCGGGTGGCGACGACCTTCGCCGGCGCCTTGGCCTACGACGTCTACGAACTGGACGACGACGAGGAGTTCTCGTCGATGCCCGCATATCCGTACAAGGCGACGGTGCCGGTCACGACCGCCGACCTGACCGACTGACCCGCCCTATCCGGCCACCGAACGCTGCAGCAGCCTGCGCACCTCGTCGTCGAACGGCGCAACGGGACCGTCCACCGGAACCCCCGGCGCTACCGTCTGGATGGGGAGCGCGCTCACCGCGGAGACCGGGGCGCCCCAGGATGCGCGCCACCCGCTGATCTGCTCCGCCGACGCTGCGTAGACGATCCGCCCGAGCCCGACCCAGGCGTGCGCCGCCGAGCACATCGGGCAGTGCTCCCCCGACGTGTAGACGACTGCGGCGGCACGCGCATCCGGTGACAGGTTCCTGACCGCCCAGCGCGCGAGCTCGAACTCGGGATGCAGGGTCTCGTCCCCGCCGCCGACCCTGTTGCGGTCTTCGGCGAGCACCGCGCCGTCCTCGCCGACGAGGACCGACCCGAAGGGCTCGTCCCCCGCATCCAGTGCCTCGGCCGCGAGCTGCACGGCCCTCGTCAGGTGGCGCCTGTCGTCGTCGCTGATGCTCATGCCGCCACCATAGCCCCGTGGTCGTCGCCGCTGTCGTCGTAGGCTGGAGGGCGTGACCGAAGCCAGACGCCCGGGCGCCGCCGTCGCAGCGCTCAGCGTCGGGACGCTGCTGAACCCGCTCAACTCGTCGATGATCGCGGTGGCGCTGGTATCGCTGCAGCACAGCTTCCGGGTGGACATCGCCACGGTCACCTGGGTCATCACGTCGTTCTACCTGGCGTCGGCGGCGGGCCAGCCGCTGATGGGACGCTTCGCCGACCGGTTCGGCCCACGACGACTGTTCCTGTTCGGGATGCTCGTGGTCGCCGTCTCCTGCGCGCTCACCCCGTTCGCGTCGTCCTTCGTCGCGGTCTGCGCCGGACGGGTGGCTCTCGCCATCGGAACGGCGACGGCGTTCCCGTCCGCCATCGCGATGCTGCGGTCGATCACGGAGGCGGCGAGCGGTGGCGGCGGTGGCGCAGGGTCTCGGGCGGCGACGCCACGGCTGCTCGGGCGCATCCAGATCGCCAACACCTCGGGGGCCGCCATCGGGCCGGTGCTCGGCGGGGTGCTGGTGACGTTCCTCGGCTGGCAGGCGATCTTCTGGGTGAACGTCCCGATCGCCGCCGTCGCGTTCGCCGGGGTGTGGCTGTTCGCGCCGCGCGACCCCGAGCGGATGAAGGCGCCGCTGCGGCAGGTGGTGGCCGAGTCGGACATCCCGGGCATCGTCGCGTTCGTGACGGCGCTGGCGACGCTGCTGGTGTTCCTGCTCGACCTGCGGCCGCAGCCGCTGTGGTGGCTGCTGCCGGTGAGCATCCTGGCCGGTGCGCTGTTCGTCTGGCGCGAGCTGCGCACCGCCCATCCGTTCCTCGACCTGCGGCTGCTCGCGGCGAACCGACGGCTGCTGATGGTCTACCTCTGCTTCGCGGTGTTCAACGTGGTCTACTACTCGGCGTTCTTCGGCCTGCCGCAGTACCTGCAGGAGTACGGCGGATACTCGGCGGGCATCGCCGGGCTGCTGATGTTCCCCCTCGCGGCGGTGACGATCGTCGCCACCCCGTTCGCCGCGCGCGCCATCGAGCGCGTCGGCGTGCGAACCACCCTGCTGTGGGGAGCGTCGGCGCTGATCGTCGGAGCCGGGCTGCTCGCGGTCGGGGCGGCGACGACGGCGCCGGTGGTGGTGCTGGTGCTCACGGCCGTGCTCGGCGTGCCGTACTGCGTGGTGAGCATCGCGATGAACCAGGCGCTCTACTCGGCGGCCAGGCCGCAGGATGCGGGCGTCGCGGCCGGGATCTTCCAGACCTCACGCTACGTCGGGGCGATCGTGGCGACCACGATGCTCGGGCTGCTGTTCACCGACGGGACGACCGCATCCACGTGGCTGGCGGCGGTGGGCATCGCGACCGGGCTCGCCGTCGTGCACCTGGCGCTGCTCGTCTTCGTGCGCCCGCGCGGCA encodes the following:
- a CDS encoding DUF4287 domain-containing protein, coding for MSFQAYLDNIEDKTGKTPREFIALAHEHGFGEDTKAGPILEWLKTDFDLGRGHGMALVHVITKGPKIDAKFVGVDTAHRDESDTLWLDGKASKPA
- a CDS encoding nucleoside deaminase codes for the protein MSISDDDRRHLTRAVQLAAEALDAGDEPFGSVLVGEDGAVLAEDRNRVGGGDETLHPEFELARWAVRNLSPDARAAAVVYTSGEHCPMCSAAHAWVGLGRIVYAASAEQISGWRASWGAPVSAVSALPIQTVAPGVPVDGPVAPFDDEVRRLLQRSVAG
- a CDS encoding MFS transporter, with product MTEARRPGAAVAALSVGTLLNPLNSSMIAVALVSLQHSFRVDIATVTWVITSFYLASAAGQPLMGRFADRFGPRRLFLFGMLVVAVSCALTPFASSFVAVCAGRVALAIGTATAFPSAIAMLRSITEAASGGGGGAGSRAATPRLLGRIQIANTSGAAIGPVLGGVLVTFLGWQAIFWVNVPIAAVAFAGVWLFAPRDPERMKAPLRQVVAESDIPGIVAFVTALATLLVFLLDLRPQPLWWLLPVSILAGALFVWRELRTAHPFLDLRLLAANRRLLMVYLCFAVFNVVYYSAFFGLPQYLQEYGGYSAGIAGLLMFPLAAVTIVATPFAARAIERVGVRTTLLWGASALIVGAGLLAVGAATTAPVVVLVLTAVLGVPYCVVSIAMNQALYSAARPQDAGVAAGIFQTSRYVGAIVATTMLGLLFTDGTTASTWLAAVGIATGLAVVHLALLVFVRPRGTAEASPAP